A genome region from Erigeron canadensis isolate Cc75 chromosome 3, C_canadensis_v1, whole genome shotgun sequence includes the following:
- the LOC122591176 gene encoding calmodulin-binding protein 60 B-like — protein sequence MQTRNMERKNSIRERGKRGLDGGDEQEQPERKRPALASVIVEALKVDSLQRLCSSLEPILRRVVSEEVERALAKLGPARIANGRSSPKRIEGPDGRNLQLHFKSRMSLPLFTGGKVEGEQGAAIHIVLVDANTGHVITSGPESSIKLDVVVLEGDFNNEDDEGWTQEEFESHVVKEREGKRPLLTGELQVMLKEGVGTLGELTFTDNSSWIRSRKFRLGLKVASGFCEGIRVREAKTEAFTVKDHRGELYKKHYPPALNDEVWRLEKIGKDGSFHKRLNNAGIFTVEEFLRLVVRDSPKLRSILGSGMSNKMWEALIEHAKTCVLSGKLYVYYPEDNRNVGVVFNNIYQLSGLIAGDQYQPADSLSDGQKVYVDTLVKKAYDNWNQVVEYDGKSLVSFKQPKRSNVSRNDYSSGSIEYPISSNNQLMPPRHSGVGSSDSVTVDSNLLLGGYNGNLDTMYQTGPQMVNTNPHGQYDMSFASNGRNIANSQQMQNNGYDNRSGLALGPPESSSSFQPINTSVQQPNVNPFNDWSHNNGDKGVGDFMSEEEIRMRSHEMLENEDMQHLLRLFSMGPGHGGNVGDDGFSFPSFMPSPAPNFDFDEDRSRSGKAVVGWLKIKAAMRWGFFVRKKAAERRAQIVELEDDE from the exons atgcagACAAGGAATATGGAGAGGAAGAATTCAATTAGGGAAAGAGGGAAACGTGGATTGGATGGTGGTGATGAGCAGGAGCAACCCGAACGAAAGCGGCCCGCGTTAGCTAG TGTAATAGTGGAAGCTTTGAAGGTGGATAGTCTCCAAAGGCTTTGCTCGTCGTTGGAACCTATTCTTCGCAGAGTT GTTAGCGAGGAAGTGGAACGAGCTTTAGCAAAGCTAGGCCCTGCTCGAATAGCTAATGGAAG GTCTTCACCTAAGCGTATTGAAGGACCAGATGGGAGAAACCTGCAGCTTCACTTCAAATCAAGGATGTCTTTACCCCTCTTCACTGGTGGCAAAGTTGAAGGGGAACAGGGTGCTGCTATTCATATTGTCTTAGTTGATGCCAACACTGGTCATGTTATTACATCAGGACCCGAGTCATCAATAAAACTAGATGTTGTTGTACTGGAAGGTGATTTTaataatgaagatgatgaaggcTGGACTCAAGAAGAATTTGAAAGCCATGTTGTAAAAGAGCGTGAAGGAAAGAGACCGTTGTTGACGGGAGAGCTGCAAGTGATGCTCAAAGAAGGTGTGGGGACATTAGGGGAGTTGACCTTTACCGATAACTCAAGCTGGATTCGAAGCAGGAAATTTAGGCTTGGTTTAAAGGTAGCCTCAGGATTCTGTGAAGGGATACGTGTACGTGAAGCGAAGACTGAAGCGTTCACTGTTAAGGATCATAGAGGGGAAT TGTACAAGAAACACTACCCACCTGCCTTAAATGATGAGGTATGGAGATTGGAGAAAATTGGCAAGGATGGATCATTCCACAAGAGGTTAAATAATGCTGGAATTTTTACAGTTGAAGAATTTCTTCGTCTTGTTGTGAGGGATTCTCCAAAACTGCGTAGT ATTCTTGGAAGTGGCATGTCTAATAAGATGTGGGAGGCTCTGATAGAGCATGCAAAAACTTGTGTATTGAGTGGGAAACTTTATGTATATTATCCCGAGGATAACAGAAATGTTGGTGTCGTTTTCAACAATATCTATCAGCTAAGTGGTCTTATCGCTGGTGACCAATATCAACCAGCTGATTCTCTTTCTGATGGCCAGAAG GTATACGTGGATACATTGGTTAAGAAAGCGTACGATAACTGGAACCAAGTTGTTGAGTATGATGGGAAGTCACTTGTGAGCTTCAAGCAACCTAAAAGGTCAAATGTCTCTCGAAATGATTACTCAAGTGGGTCAATAGAGTATCCAATATCTTCAAATAATCAGCTAATGCCACCACGCCATTCTGGTGTGGGTTCCTCGGACTCTGTAACTGTTGATTCAAACTTGCTTTTAGGAG GTTATAATGGCAATCTGGACACCATGTACCAAACCGGCCCGCAAATGGTGAACACCAATCCACACGGTCAGTACGACATGAGTTTTGCTTCAAATGGTCGTAATATCGCCAATTCTCAGCAGATGCAAAATAATGGATACGATAATCGATCTGGTCTTGCCCTCGGTCCACCAGAATCATCGTCATCATTTCAGCCCATAAATACATCTGTTCAACAACCCAATGTGAATCCATTCAATGACTGGTCTCACAACAACGGGGACAAAGGCGTAGGCGACTTTATGTCTGAGGAGGAGATTCGCATGAGAAGTCACGAGATGCTGGAGAACGAAGATATGCAACATCTTCTTCGACTCTTCAGCATGGGCCCTGGACATGGCGGTAATGTGGGAGATGATGGGTTCTCCTTTCCGTCATTTATGCCATCACCGGCTCCAAATTTCGACTTTGATGAAGACCGTAGCCGCTCTGGGAAGGCTGTAGTTGGGTGGCTGAAGATAAAGGCGGCAATGAGGTGGGGATTTTTTGTCAGGAAAAAGGCTGCTGAAAGACGGGCACAAATTGTAGAGTTAGAGGATGATGAATGA